From Lycium ferocissimum isolate CSIRO_LF1 chromosome 12, AGI_CSIRO_Lferr_CH_V1, whole genome shotgun sequence, one genomic window encodes:
- the LOC132040413 gene encoding probable E3 ubiquitin-protein ligase RHY1A isoform X1 has translation MSSMFTALLSARRRRFHQSSGLFLDTPSSTSATKQRSAPDQASYRDDEELGEIASEARQRLDKKLIAQRFNINRQKRPKKECNLLKSGSKKLNWAKLKPKAKQRNCVICLEPFDGGGNLMQLPCAHKFHSKCLVPWLESNAHCPCCRMIVQITQ, from the exons ATGTCTAGCATGTTTACTGCTCTGCTTTCTGCAAGGAGGAGAAGGTTTCATCAAAGTAGTGGATTATTCTTGGATACTCCTTCAAGTACCTCTGCTACAAAG CAGAGAAGTGCACCAGACCAGGCTTCTTACAGAGATGATGAGGAACTAGGTGAAATTGCCAGTGAAGCCAGGCAAAGATTGGACAAGAAGCTGATTGCACAAAG GTTTAACATTAATAGACAAAAAAGGCCAAAGAAAGAGTGCAATTTGCTGAAAAGTGGATCAAAGAAGTTAAATTGGGCAAAGCTAAAACCAAAGGCTAAACAACGTAATTGTGTCATTTGCTTGGAACCATTTGATGGTGGAGGTAACCTAATGCAATTGCCTTGTGCCCACAAATTCCATTCCAAGTGTTTGGTACCATGGCTAGAATCTAATGCACATTGTCCATGTTGTAGAATGATTGTTCAAATTACTCAATAA
- the LOC132040413 gene encoding probable E3 ubiquitin-protein ligase RHY1A isoform X2: MSSMFTALLSARRRRFHQSSGLFLDTPSSTSATKRSAPDQASYRDDEELGEIASEARQRLDKKLIAQRFNINRQKRPKKECNLLKSGSKKLNWAKLKPKAKQRNCVICLEPFDGGGNLMQLPCAHKFHSKCLVPWLESNAHCPCCRMIVQITQ; the protein is encoded by the exons ATGTCTAGCATGTTTACTGCTCTGCTTTCTGCAAGGAGGAGAAGGTTTCATCAAAGTAGTGGATTATTCTTGGATACTCCTTCAAGTACCTCTGCTACAAAG AGAAGTGCACCAGACCAGGCTTCTTACAGAGATGATGAGGAACTAGGTGAAATTGCCAGTGAAGCCAGGCAAAGATTGGACAAGAAGCTGATTGCACAAAG GTTTAACATTAATAGACAAAAAAGGCCAAAGAAAGAGTGCAATTTGCTGAAAAGTGGATCAAAGAAGTTAAATTGGGCAAAGCTAAAACCAAAGGCTAAACAACGTAATTGTGTCATTTGCTTGGAACCATTTGATGGTGGAGGTAACCTAATGCAATTGCCTTGTGCCCACAAATTCCATTCCAAGTGTTTGGTACCATGGCTAGAATCTAATGCACATTGTCCATGTTGTAGAATGATTGTTCAAATTACTCAATAA